The window GCGACCTGCTCGTTCCGCTCGACCTGGACGGCGGACCCGGCGCGCCCACCGCGGACAGCTGAGCGTCGGCCGACCGGCTGCCGACCGCCGTCCGTCCGGGGCCCGCGCGACGAGGGCCGGGTGACGGCGTCAGGCGCGCGACAGCGGTCGGACAGGGGATAAGCGGGCGGTCTGGACGGGCGGGCGCGGTAGGGTCGGGCTCGCCGGAACTGTCCGGCTTCAGCGCTTCTCGGGGGACGTGGTGCTGCGCGGACGAGGCGGGCGGGCGCTGCCCGCCGGTGACTGGTTGGAGCGGCCCCGGTGACGCCGGCGCCGGACGGGCTGGGCCGGGCACGGCCGCTGACCGCCGCGGACCCCGCCCAGGTCGGTCCCTACCGGCTGGACGGGCTGCTGGGCCGTGGCGGGATGGGCAGCGTCTACCTTGGCCGCACCTCCGCCGGCCGCAGGGTGGCCGTCAAGGTGGTCAAGGCGGAGTACGCGGCCGATCCCGGCTACCAGCGGCTGTTCGAGGAGGAGGCCAGGCTCGCGCGCGGCATCGTCCGCTCCTGCACGCCTGAGTTCCTCGACGCCGGCACCCACGACGGCCAGCCGTACATCGTCACCGAGTACATCGACGGGCCCACGCTCGAGGAGGCGATCCACCAGAGCGGGCCGTTGGAGCCCGCGGCCCTCGAACGCGTGGCGCTCGCGGTCGCCACCGCGCTGACCGCGATCCATCGCGCCGGCGTCGTCCATCGCGACCTCAAACCGTCCAACGTCCTGCTGTCCGTCCACGGGCCGCTCGTCATCGACTTCGGCATCGCGCTCGCCGTGAACAGCTCGACGCTGCGCGGGAAGGACGGATCCGGCACGCCCGCGTTCATGGCACCTGAACAGGTGACCCGCGACCAGGTGGGGCCGGCGGCCGACATCTTCGCCTGGGGCGGGGTCGTCGTGTTCGCCGCCACCGCCCGCCCGCCTTTCGGGGAGGGTCCGGCCCTCGCGCAGCTGTACCGGGTGGTCAACGAACAGCCCGACCTCACCGGCGTTCCCGAGCCGCCGCGGTCGGTGGTCGCCTGGGCGATGCGCCGGGACCCGGCCCAGCGCCCGACCGCGGCCGCGCTGTTCAACCGCCTGGTCAGCTCGCCGTCCGCCGCCGCGTCCGCGCCGACAGAGCCGTCCCAGCACCGCGCCGGCGGATCGGTGGCCGGCGCGGGTGCCGCGGGCACGGGCAGGCGGCCCGCCGGCACCGGTACGGGTGGGGACACACGGCCGAGCCTGCCTCCGTCCTCGGCGCCGCTCCCGCCGACAAGGACATGGCCCGGCTCCTCGCCGCCGCGTGATTCCCCGCCGCCGCGTGATCCTCCGCCGCCGCGTGATCCCTCGCCGACGGCGGGCACGCGGCGTCGCCCTGGGCCGCGCCGGCGCCGGCTGATCGTCCTCGCCGCCGCGGCGGCGACCGCGCTGGCGGTGGGGATCCCGCTGCTGGTGGTACAGCCCGGGCGCGGCGGCGACGGCGGGCCCGAGGCGGCGCGGCGGGCCTCGGAGACGCTCGCCGCGGCGGCCCAGCAGGCCCAGGACGAGGATCCGGGCCTCGCCCGCAGGCTCGCGCTCGCCGCCTACCGCGCCGCACCGACGCGGCAGGCACACCTGAGCCTGCTGGCCGCCTACCTGTCGCCTGGCCAGCCAGCCACCACCTTCGCCGGCCATACAGCGGCCATCGCCGACGTCGCGTTCAGTCCAGACGGCCGGCTGCTCGCCACCACCGGCACGAAGGACCACGTCGCCCACCTGTGGGACACCAACCGGCGAGGCGAGAACGTCATGTCCCTCGCCACCCTGCAGGGCCACACGGACTGGCTGGGCGACGTGGCGTTCAGCCCGGACGGAAGACTGCTCGCCACGGTCAGCGCCGACGGCACCGCCCGGCTGTGGGATACCACCGACCGCGGCATCGGCGTGAAACCGCTGGCCACGTTCACCGGGCACGTGGGCGGCGTCTGGGACGTGGCGTTCAGCCCGGACGGGAGGCTGCTCGCCACCGGCGGCGTCGACGGCACCGCCCGGCTGTGGGACCCGACCCGCCGTGGCGACAACATCGCGCCGCTCGCGACCTTCGCCGGCCACACCTCGGTCGTCGGCGAGGTGGCCTTCAGCCCCGACGGCAAGCTGCTCGCCACCGGCAGCGCCGACGGCACCGCCCGCCTCTGGGACACCTCGATCCGCGCCGTGACCAGTGACCCACGCACCACGTTCGTCGGCCATGCCCAGGGCGTCAACGAACTCGCGTTCAGCCCGAACGGAAGACTGCTGGCCACAGCGAGCGACGACGCCACCGCGCGCCTCTGGGACACGGTCGGGCGTGGTTCCTCCGTCGCCGCGGTCACCACGTTCACCGGCCACGTGAACTCGGCCGGCGACGTGGCGTTCAGCCCCGACGGCAGGCTGCTCGCCACCACCAGCGGCGACGGCACCGCCCGCCTCTGGGAGACGGCGTCGCGCGGCCCCAGCATCACTCCGCTCGCGAGCCTCACCGGCCACACCGACACGGTCAACGACGTCGCGTTCAGCCCCGACGGCCTGCTGCTGGCCACCTCCGGCACCGACGGCACCGCCCGCCTCTGGGACGCCGCCGGTCGCGGCGGCAACGTCACCCCGCTGGCCACGCTGGAAGGCCACACGGGCAAGGTCGACGACGTCCTGTTCAGCCCCGACGGCTCCCGGCTCGCCACGACCGGCGCCGACCTCACCGCCCGGCTCTGGGATCTCTCCCCCGACCGCATCGCCGCCCGCGCCTGTGCCAACCCCGCCAACCAGCTCACCCAGGCGGAGTGGACCCTCCAGGTCAAGAACCTCGCCTACGTCGACCCCTGCCCCTGACCGTCAGGCGACGCGGAGGAGGCGGCGTGTCGTCTCACGCCGGCGAGCCCGACCGCCGAGGGCCTGCGGTCGGGCTCGCCGCGCGGTCAGCGGTAGGTGAGGTCCGACGGCGTGTAGCGGCAGTAGGTCCCGTCGGCGCCGGTGCCGAGCTTCACCGGTTCGTCGCCGGCGTCGTTGCCCTCGTACCGGTCACAGATGCTGATCTTCTTCTTGGCGTCGCCGACGATCGTGATTCCGGACAGCGTCGCGGTGTCGCCGTAGTTCGAGTTGATTCCGGCGAGCGTCTTGCCGGGCGCGGTGACGGTGACGTTCTGGATGACGACCGCGCGCCGGTACTGGGCCGAGCAGTTGCCGCACGACCGGTACAGCTTCCCGAAGTCCGCCACCTGGAAGTTCCGGATGACCATCGTGCCCGGTCCGTTGTGCTGGAACACCTTGTCCGACGCGTGCCGGGCGCCGCCGCCGTCGATCGTCATGGTCTGCGTCGCGGAGGTGCCCTTGAAGGTCGCCGCGTCCTCGCCTACGTCCTCCCACCAGACGTTGCGCAGGGTGCAGGTCCCCAGGCAGTGGATGCCATCCCCGGCGGGCGCACCGATGACCACGTTCTGCACGGTGCCGCCGTTCGCCACCTCGAACAGGGCCGGCTGGTCCTCCGACTGCCCCCCGTCGCCGACTCCGCTGTAACGCCGAAGCTGACCGTCGAAGGTGCCGGAGACCTTGATGGTGGTTCTGGAGCTGACGTCGCCGGTGGGCGTCGGCCAGGCCGCGGGTGTGGCGGGAACGGTGGCCGCGACCGACGTCGCCGGCGCCGGCGGCGCCGTGGTGCCGACCGGCGTGACCGTGGTCGTGGCCGGGGGTGTCCGCGTGGGGGACGCGCCGGCCGTCGCCGTCGTCCCGGGTGACGTCCCGGCCGGGCCGGATGGTGGGCTGACCACGGTCCCGCCGCCGCCGGAAGGCGTGACCCCCGGCTGACAGCCGGCCAGAAGGGCACCACCGCCCAGCATCGCCAGCGCGGCGAGCACCGCCGCGCGCTTCGGCGCGTTCCGCCCGCGGGCGGGTCCCGCCCGCCGGGCGCCCGCCGGTTCGGACCCGTGGGATCGAAGCAGATGATCTTTCAGTCGTCGCCGCAAGGCAGGCCTCTCGGTCGGCGACCGGCCGATCCCCTCCTTCTCTCGACCAGCCGCGACGGTTTCCTCCCGCCTACTAGTCGTGTCCGCGCGCGGTTTGGTTGCCTCATACACCGATCTTCGTGGGGAAGCGTGGCCCAGGCAGGGCCAGTGCCAGTGACCGGCCCCGGCTGGCCAGCTGGTCAGCCGGCCGCCCGGCCGCCCGGTCAGCCGGTCAGCCGGAATTCCAGGTCGGCTTCGGGGATGGCGGTGTCCAGCTGGGCCTTCTGGAGCTGGCCGGAGTAGTCCCAGTTCATGGACTGCCAGCGGGTGACCTGGTCGAGTACCCAGCGGCCCGACTGGCGGGAGCCGTTGCCGGAGCGGCCGTTGCCCCCGAAGGGGAGATGGGCCTCGGCACCTGAGGTGGAGTTGTTGACGCTGACCATGCCGGCGGACACGCCGCGGCGGAACCGGAAGACCGTCGCCGGGTCGTTGGTGTAGATCGCGCTCGACAGGCCGTAGCCGGGGAGGTTGGCCAGCTCGATGGCCTCCTCGAGGGTGCGGTAGGTGGTCAGGCCGACGATCGGGCCGAACGTCTCCTCGCGGAACAGCTCGTCGTCGGGAAGCAGTCCGTCGACGACGACCGGGTGGTAGTAGAGGCCATCGGCCGGGTCGCCGACGAACCCGCGCCGCGGCGCGCCGACGCTGATCCGCCCGACGGCCGTCGAGCCGAACGTCGAGTGGTGCTCGCGGATCAGGTCCAGGTGGCGCTCATAACCGGCGGCGAACTTCGCGTCGAGCAGCGGGCCGTACAGGACGGCGCGGGTCGGGTCGCCGATCGGCGCGTTCTCGACGGCGACGGCGAGCCGGCGGCGGAAACCCACGTAGACGGACTCGTGGACGATCAGTGTGCCGAGCGACGTGCACCGCTGCCCGGCGGTCCCGAAGCCGCCGAACAGGGCGCCGTCGACGGCCAGGTCGATGTCGGCGTCCGGCGCGACGACCATCGGGTTCTTGCCGCCGAGCTCCAGGCACGGCGTCTGCAGGTGCCGGCCGCACAGCTCGCCGATCTGCCGGCCGACGGCCGTCGAGCCGGTGAAGCCGACCTTGTCGACGAGGCCGGCCGCAAGCGTCCGCGCGAGGCCGTCGGCCGTCGCCTCGCCGGACGCCGGGACCATCGAGAGCACGCCGGCGGGCAGGCCCGCGTGCCGGGCGAGCTCGGTGAGCGCCCGGGCGCAGGCGGCGGCGTACTCGGCCGGCTTCCAGACGACCGCGTTGCCGCACAGCAACGCCGGCACGATGTACCAGCTCGGCACCGCGACCGGGAAGTTCCCCGCGGTGATCACCATCATGACGCCGACCGGCTCGCGGAACGTGAACAGCTGCTTGTCGGGCATCTCCGATGGCACGGTCTCGCCGTAGAGTCGCCGTCCCTCACCGAGGAAGAACCGGCAGGTGTCGACGATCTCCTGCACCTCGCCGCGGGCCTCGGCGAGTGGCTTGCCGATCTCCCTGGTCACCAGCCGGGCGAGCGCGTCGGCGTTGTCCTCGACGAGCCGGCCGAAGTTGCCGATCACGGTGCCGCGCACCGGCGCCGGCACGTCCGCCCAGCCGCGCTGGGCCGCCCGGGCGACCTGGGCCGCCGCGACCAGCACCTCCGCCCCGCCGAGGCGGACCGCCGCGACGACCTCGCCGTGGCGCGCCGGGTTCGTCGAGGCGACCGTCGGCCCCTCGGACTCGATGCCCTCGATCATGGGCGCCACCAGCGGCGGGTGCACCAGGGTCATCGTCAGCTCCCGTCTCCCGTCAGGTCCGCGCACGCGGCCAGCCGCCCGCCCCCACCGCCACCGTAAGCGGGCGACGACTCGGTCGCAGGCCGAAGGGCCGGGGTCGCCCTGCCCGCCACCACACCGGCCTCGCCAGCTCCACCGGCCAGGGCCGCCGCCACCCGGCCGAAGGCGGCGAGGGCCGCGTCGATCTCGTCGTCGGTGATCGTGAGCGCCGGGCGCACCCGGACCGTGACGTCGCCGGCGGGCAGGGTGAGCACGTGCTCGTCGACGCGCAGCCGGCGCAGGGCCTCGTCGCGGGTGGCGCGGTCGGGCAGGTCGAACGCGCAGAGCAGGCCCAGGCCACGCGGGTTGGACAGCAGCCGGGGATGACCGGCGGCGAGCGCCGTGAGCCCGGCCAGCAGCCGCTCGCCGGCGCGCGCGGCGGCTTCGAAGAGCCGGTCGCGCTCGATGACCTCCAGCATCCGGGTCGAGCGGACCATGTCGACGAGCCCGCCACCCCAGGTGGAGTTGATCCGGCCGGGTACCCGGAACACGTTGTCCGCCACCTCGTCGACCCGGCCACCGGCCATCACCCCGCCGACCTGCGCCTTCTTCGCGAACGCGACGACGTCCGGCCGCAGGCCGAGGCGCTGGTAGCACCAGGCGGCGCCGGTGGCGCCCACCCCGGTCTGCACCTCGTCGAGGACGAACAGGGCGTCGCGTGCGTGCGCGAGCTCACCGAGGGCGGCGAGGAACTCCGGCCGCAGGTGCCGGTCGCCGCCCTCGCACTGGATCGGCTCGGCGAGGACGCAGGCGATGTCGTGCGGGTGGCGCTCGAACGCCGCCTTGGCCGCCTCGAGCGCCCGCCGCTCGGCGGCGCGCACGGCCGCGAGGCTCGCCGCGGTCACCGGGAACGTCTGTGCCGGGCTGTCGATCCGCGGCCAGTCGAACGTGGGGAAGCGGTCGGTCTTGTTCGGGTCGGTGTTGGTGACCGAGAGGGTGTAGCCGCTGCGGCCGTGGAAGGCGTGCCGCAGGTGCAGCACGCGGGTGCCGAGCCGTGCCGGGCGGCCGTGCGCCTCGTTGTGCCGGCTCTTCCAGTCGAAGGCGCATTTCAGGGCGTTCTCGACGGCGAGCGCCCCGCCTTCGACGAAGAACAGGTGCGGCAGGCGCGGGTCGCCGAGCACCCGGGCGAAGGTCGCGACGAACTCGGCGTAGGCGACGGTCGCGACGTCCGGGTTCGCCGGCTTGTTGAGCGCGGCCCGGCCGAGCTCGGCCACGACCTCGGGGTCGTCGGCCAGCTCGGGTGGGTTGACGCCGAGCGGGGCGGAGGCGAAGAAGCTGTACAGGTCGAGGTAACGCTCGCCGGTGCGGGCGTCGACGAGCGTGCGCCCGCGGCTCGCGGCCAGGTCGACGACCAGGTCCAGCCCGTCCACCAGCACGTGGCGCCCCAGCACCGCCGGCACGTCTCGCGGCGCCACGGTCACCCGGCCGGTCCCGGTCAGCCACGCGCCGCCGCCGTCCGACGGGCGCGACGCGGCGGGCTCGCGGCGGACAGCGGTACCAGTCACGAACGCGGGCACGGCCACGGGACCTCCCCGGATCGCGGGAACGCGGACTGGGCAGTACGGCACCGAACACGCAACACCGGAAATAAGCCGCCGCATCCACCTCTACGCAGGAGATCCTTCACCAGATCATCGATTTTGACAAATTTTTTACGTCACCGCTCGTCGACGGGTCACCCTCGGCGGACAACCGGCCGCGATGGAACGCCAAGACACCCGCAGGGCTTCGCCCTGCGGGTGGGAAGGATCTGGCGGGAACGACCTACGGCGAGGGAGTGACGTCGGGGGTCCGGGACGCGCCGGGGGGCGAGGTGGAAGTGCCGGGCGTCGTGCCGGTGCCTGTCGACGTGATGGGAGGCGTCGTTCGGGGGCCCTGGGTGTCGGTCTCGTTGTCCGTGGCCGGCGCGGCCGAAGTGGTCGTCGGGCCGGTCGGCCGCCGGGACGGGGGCCGGGTGGTGCGCCGCGACGATGGCGAGGCGGAGACCGACTCGATGGCCTCGGACGTCGACGCGGAGACGGAGACGGACGGTGTCGACGAGGCGGAGGTGGCGGAGGTGGGCGAGGTCGCGCTGACCGACAGGTCCGAGTCGTCGCCACCGCCGTGGCTGGTCAGGACCAGCGCGAGGGCGACGCCACCGGCGAGCAGCACGACCAACGCGGCCGCCAGCAGCGCCTTCATCGCCGTCGACCGCCCGGTCCGCGCCCCGTCGCCCGGCCGGCCCCGCCCGTCGGACCAGCCCGCCGCCGCCGCTCCAGCGGCCGCGCCGAAGGCGTCCGTCCTGGCGCCACCGTTTCCACGGGGCAGAGGCCCCGTGGGCGGGCGTACGTAGGTCGGGATGTCGGACCCGTCCGTCCAGTCGTCACCCTCGCGGCCCGGGCCGCCGCCGACCGGCAACGGGCCGGTGGCATAGCCCGGGCGGGCGCCGTCACGGCCGGCGGGCCGGGACCGGTCGCCGCGTGGCGGCCCCGACGGCTCACCCGGGCGGCCCTGCCGCGGCTGGCCGGCGAGTCCCTGGGTGGACCGCAGGTTCAACGTCTGCCCGGCAGAGGTCCCCCGCAGCGCGTCCGCCTCCGCCGCCGCCCGTGAGCGGGCCGACGGGGCCGGCGATTTGGACGGCGGCAGGGCCAGGGGCGGCGCCGGGGTCGGCGGCTGCTCGACCCACGTCACCAGCGCGGTCTCGACCGCCTGGTCCGACTCCTGGGGAGTGTGGATCTCGCGATGCAGCAGGCCGCTGACGAGAACCGTCGCGGACGGACGCGCTCGCGGGTCCTTCGCCAGCGCCGCCCGCACCAGGTCGACCAGCTGGGGCGGGACGCCGGCGAGGTCCGGCTCGGCGTGCTGGATGAGGCCGACGGCCTCGAGCGGGCTCGAGCCATGGAACGGCGAGTGCCCGGTGGTGGCGTAGGTGACGCAGGCGCCCCAGGCGAACACGTCGGCCGGCGGGCCGACCGTTTCGCCGCGCAGCTGCTCGGGCGCCATCCAGACGAGGGTGCCGACGCGTTGGCCGATCTGGGTCCTGGCCTGGGTGAGGTCGGGGTCGGAGTCGGTGGTCGAGCCGCCGAGCATGGGTTGGGTGGTCAGCGCGACCCCGAAGTCGATGATCTTCGGGCCTTCCCAGCCGAGGATGACGTTGGCCGGCTTGAGGTCGCGGTGCACGACGCCGACCGCGTGCATCGCGACCAGCCCGTCGGCGAGGCCGGCGGCGAAGCCGACGACGAGCCGTGGCGCGAGCGGCCCCCTGCCGGCGACCGCGTCGAGGAGGGTGGCGCCCTCGACGTACTCGGTGGCCAGCCACGGCGACTCGGCCTCGGTGTCCGCGTCGACGACGGTCGCCACCGAGCCGCTGCTGATCATCCGGACGGCGTCGACCTCGCGGCGGAAGCGGGCGCGGAACCGCGGGTCGCCGGCGAGCTCGGGCGTGGGGACCTTCACCGCGACCGGGCGGTCGTCCGGCCCGAACCCCAGATAGACGGTGCCCATGCCGCCGGAGCCGAGCCGACCGGTCATCCGGAACGGGCCGATCATGCGCGGATCGGCGTCGCCGAGTGGTGCCAGCACTAGTCCCCCAACCCCCGAGG of the Pseudofrankia saprophytica genome contains:
- a CDS encoding aldehyde dehydrogenase family protein — translated: MTLVHPPLVAPMIEGIESEGPTVASTNPARHGEVVAAVRLGGAEVLVAAAQVARAAQRGWADVPAPVRGTVIGNFGRLVEDNADALARLVTREIGKPLAEARGEVQEIVDTCRFFLGEGRRLYGETVPSEMPDKQLFTFREPVGVMMVITAGNFPVAVPSWYIVPALLCGNAVVWKPAEYAAACARALTELARHAGLPAGVLSMVPASGEATADGLARTLAAGLVDKVGFTGSTAVGRQIGELCGRHLQTPCLELGGKNPMVVAPDADIDLAVDGALFGGFGTAGQRCTSLGTLIVHESVYVGFRRRLAVAVENAPIGDPTRAVLYGPLLDAKFAAGYERHLDLIREHHSTFGSTAVGRISVGAPRRGFVGDPADGLYYHPVVVDGLLPDDELFREETFGPIVGLTTYRTLEEAIELANLPGYGLSSAIYTNDPATVFRFRRGVSAGMVSVNNSTSGAEAHLPFGGNGRSGNGSRQSGRWVLDQVTRWQSMNWDYSGQLQKAQLDTAIPEADLEFRLTG
- the lat gene encoding L-lysine 6-transaminase yields the protein MAVPAFVTGTAVRREPAASRPSDGGGAWLTGTGRVTVAPRDVPAVLGRHVLVDGLDLVVDLAASRGRTLVDARTGERYLDLYSFFASAPLGVNPPELADDPEVVAELGRAALNKPANPDVATVAYAEFVATFARVLGDPRLPHLFFVEGGALAVENALKCAFDWKSRHNEAHGRPARLGTRVLHLRHAFHGRSGYTLSVTNTDPNKTDRFPTFDWPRIDSPAQTFPVTAASLAAVRAAERRALEAAKAAFERHPHDIACVLAEPIQCEGGDRHLRPEFLAALGELAHARDALFVLDEVQTGVGATGAAWCYQRLGLRPDVVAFAKKAQVGGVMAGGRVDEVADNVFRVPGRINSTWGGGLVDMVRSTRMLEVIERDRLFEAAARAGERLLAGLTALAAGHPRLLSNPRGLGLLCAFDLPDRATRDEALRRLRVDEHVLTLPAGDVTVRVRPALTITDDEIDAALAAFGRVAAALAGGAGEAGVVAGRATPALRPATESSPAYGGGGGGRLAACADLTGDGS
- a CDS encoding serine/threonine-protein kinase, which codes for MIGPFRMTGRLGSGGMGTVYLGFGPDDRPVAVKVPTPELAGDPRFRARFRREVDAVRMISSGSVATVVDADTEAESPWLATEYVEGATLLDAVAGRGPLAPRLVVGFAAGLADGLVAMHAVGVVHRDLKPANVILGWEGPKIIDFGVALTTQPMLGGSTTDSDPDLTQARTQIGQRVGTLVWMAPEQLRGETVGPPADVFAWGACVTYATTGHSPFHGSSPLEAVGLIQHAEPDLAGVPPQLVDLVRAALAKDPRARPSATVLVSGLLHREIHTPQESDQAVETALVTWVEQPPTPAPPLALPPSKSPAPSARSRAAAEADALRGTSAGQTLNLRSTQGLAGQPRQGRPGEPSGPPRGDRSRPAGRDGARPGYATGPLPVGGGPGREGDDWTDGSDIPTYVRPPTGPLPRGNGGARTDAFGAAAGAAAAGWSDGRGRPGDGARTGRSTAMKALLAAALVVLLAGGVALALVLTSHGGGDDSDLSVSATSPTSATSASSTPSVSVSASTSEAIESVSASPSSRRTTRPPSRRPTGPTTTSAAPATDNETDTQGPRTTPPITSTGTGTTPGTSTSPPGASRTPDVTPSP
- a CDS encoding pectate lyase; translation: MLAALAMLGGGALLAGCQPGVTPSGGGGTVVSPPSGPAGTSPGTTATAGASPTRTPPATTTVTPVGTTAPPAPATSVAATVPATPAAWPTPTGDVSSRTTIKVSGTFDGQLRRYSGVGDGGQSEDQPALFEVANGGTVQNVVIGAPAGDGIHCLGTCTLRNVWWEDVGEDAATFKGTSATQTMTIDGGGARHASDKVFQHNGPGTMVIRNFQVADFGKLYRSCGNCSAQYRRAVVIQNVTVTAPGKTLAGINSNYGDTATLSGITIVGDAKKKISICDRYEGNDAGDEPVKLGTGADGTYCRYTPSDLTYR
- a CDS encoding WD40 repeat domain-containing serine/threonine protein kinase; this translates as MTPAPDGLGRARPLTAADPAQVGPYRLDGLLGRGGMGSVYLGRTSAGRRVAVKVVKAEYAADPGYQRLFEEEARLARGIVRSCTPEFLDAGTHDGQPYIVTEYIDGPTLEEAIHQSGPLEPAALERVALAVATALTAIHRAGVVHRDLKPSNVLLSVHGPLVIDFGIALAVNSSTLRGKDGSGTPAFMAPEQVTRDQVGPAADIFAWGGVVVFAATARPPFGEGPALAQLYRVVNEQPDLTGVPEPPRSVVAWAMRRDPAQRPTAAALFNRLVSSPSAAASAPTEPSQHRAGGSVAGAGAAGTGRRPAGTGTGGDTRPSLPPSSAPLPPTRTWPGSSPPRDSPPPRDPPPPRDPSPTAGTRRRPGPRRRRLIVLAAAAATALAVGIPLLVVQPGRGGDGGPEAARRASETLAAAAQQAQDEDPGLARRLALAAYRAAPTRQAHLSLLAAYLSPGQPATTFAGHTAAIADVAFSPDGRLLATTGTKDHVAHLWDTNRRGENVMSLATLQGHTDWLGDVAFSPDGRLLATVSADGTARLWDTTDRGIGVKPLATFTGHVGGVWDVAFSPDGRLLATGGVDGTARLWDPTRRGDNIAPLATFAGHTSVVGEVAFSPDGKLLATGSADGTARLWDTSIRAVTSDPRTTFVGHAQGVNELAFSPNGRLLATASDDATARLWDTVGRGSSVAAVTTFTGHVNSAGDVAFSPDGRLLATTSGDGTARLWETASRGPSITPLASLTGHTDTVNDVAFSPDGLLLATSGTDGTARLWDAAGRGGNVTPLATLEGHTGKVDDVLFSPDGSRLATTGADLTARLWDLSPDRIAARACANPANQLTQAEWTLQVKNLAYVDPCP